One Actinomycetota bacterium DNA window includes the following coding sequences:
- the pglZ gene encoding BREX-1 system phosphatase PglZ type B produces MTEILLDQIETHLQQALTYNENAEVAPVALLWPDGDEQFVETVDALRDRLPLLTLGDLDEDMRRGPSYWLRCAVAGTVEVDRPEGVPVVYLPGVRREDLRAIEDCPRELAPIAELQYRGQWFAHPNGRDWTVRGLLSNRERGLGLQLAGDAATGDALLNAFEQLLALPSRRLAAQYIDAEFLHRLLNPDPVARLLEWLDDPTGFQQRLGTREWKAFVGLGQSEFDFDPGAEGEITGGRLLGERRGRWSEVWSRFEQSPERYSGIEARLRKGKPTDQLFAGQPGAWPQDNEEAETRLRLALQDLAEVPASDAREAIDKLWNEHRDRRNWVWAKLDQAPLAFALEQLHRLGQATSSAVTGDVDVLANAYADDGWKADDALIAALQAATGASDREAVVAAANAIYRPWVDASARALQRAIGPLANSGTYSPGPSASTDPGTVTVFVDGLRLDLAHRLGERLGGLDVLIEIALAALPTVTETAKPVLTPVPAGSLAPGKDLGPVRASSGAKATINVLRGFMAEAGVHVLRGAETGDPSGTAWTETADIDKRGHDFGVTFVDELDRELDDIAKRVKTLLDAGWEQVDVVTDHGWLLLPGGTERVDLPAATVEVKKGRCARLKDGADVSVPTVPWHWDSNVRIALAPGTSCFQESKGYEHGGVSLQECVVPRLSVRPGAVQTTTGGAAITKVKWLGLMCRVEYENIAPGAKVDIRGRPADPSTSVAETVKETIGSGRQSLHIPDEELEGEPAYVVVVADDGSILAQRDVVIGANR; encoded by the coding sequence ATGACCGAAATCCTCCTCGACCAGATCGAGACCCACCTCCAGCAGGCGTTGACCTACAACGAGAACGCGGAGGTGGCTCCCGTGGCCCTGCTATGGCCCGACGGGGACGAGCAGTTCGTCGAGACCGTCGATGCGCTGCGCGATCGTCTGCCGTTGCTCACGCTTGGCGACCTCGACGAAGACATGCGGCGAGGGCCTTCCTACTGGCTCAGGTGTGCAGTGGCAGGGACGGTGGAGGTCGACCGCCCTGAAGGGGTGCCCGTCGTCTACTTGCCAGGCGTCCGCAGAGAAGATCTGCGTGCGATCGAGGACTGCCCCCGAGAACTCGCGCCGATTGCGGAGCTCCAGTACCGAGGGCAGTGGTTCGCGCATCCCAACGGCAGGGACTGGACCGTTCGAGGCTTGCTCTCGAACCGTGAACGTGGGCTCGGCCTCCAGCTGGCTGGCGACGCCGCGACCGGTGACGCACTCCTCAATGCATTCGAACAGCTCCTCGCACTTCCGAGTCGGCGGCTCGCAGCCCAGTACATCGATGCCGAGTTCCTCCACCGGCTGCTCAACCCCGACCCGGTGGCGCGCCTCCTGGAGTGGCTCGATGACCCCACAGGTTTCCAACAGCGGCTCGGCACCAGGGAGTGGAAGGCGTTCGTTGGCCTAGGCCAGAGCGAGTTCGACTTCGACCCTGGGGCGGAAGGCGAGATTACCGGCGGCCGCCTCCTTGGTGAGCGTCGAGGGCGATGGTCGGAGGTGTGGAGCCGCTTCGAGCAGAGCCCTGAGCGCTACAGCGGTATCGAGGCGCGTCTACGCAAAGGAAAGCCCACGGACCAGCTGTTCGCTGGCCAGCCGGGTGCGTGGCCACAGGACAACGAGGAAGCGGAGACCAGGCTCCGCCTTGCACTCCAGGATCTTGCCGAGGTCCCCGCCAGCGATGCGCGAGAAGCAATCGACAAACTCTGGAACGAGCACCGCGACCGGCGCAACTGGGTCTGGGCCAAGCTCGACCAGGCCCCGCTTGCTTTCGCGCTGGAACAGCTGCACCGACTCGGGCAAGCCACAAGTTCCGCTGTGACCGGGGACGTCGACGTCCTCGCCAACGCCTACGCTGACGACGGCTGGAAGGCTGACGATGCGCTTATAGCGGCCCTTCAGGCCGCGACGGGCGCATCGGACCGCGAGGCGGTGGTGGCGGCCGCCAACGCGATCTACCGGCCCTGGGTCGACGCGAGCGCGCGTGCACTCCAACGCGCGATCGGTCCACTCGCGAACTCGGGCACCTACAGCCCGGGACCCAGTGCTTCGACCGACCCGGGGACCGTGACGGTGTTCGTCGACGGTCTGCGGCTTGACCTCGCTCACCGGTTAGGCGAACGTCTGGGCGGCCTGGACGTGCTGATCGAGATCGCCTTGGCGGCGCTTCCCACCGTGACCGAGACCGCGAAGCCCGTCCTGACACCCGTACCGGCGGGAAGTCTCGCGCCCGGCAAGGATCTCGGGCCGGTTCGGGCGAGTAGCGGGGCCAAGGCCACCATCAACGTCCTTCGTGGCTTCATGGCCGAGGCGGGCGTCCATGTCCTTCGAGGTGCCGAGACCGGCGACCCATCCGGGACCGCCTGGACCGAAACCGCGGACATCGACAAGCGCGGGCACGACTTCGGCGTGACCTTCGTCGACGAGCTCGACCGAGAGCTCGATGACATCGCCAAGCGCGTCAAGACGCTGCTCGATGCCGGGTGGGAACAGGTCGACGTGGTCACCGACCACGGCTGGCTGCTCCTGCCTGGGGGGACGGAGAGGGTAGATCTGCCGGCGGCGACGGTGGAGGTCAAGAAGGGCAGGTGCGCCCGCTTGAAGGACGGCGCAGATGTCTCGGTGCCGACCGTCCCATGGCACTGGGACAGCAACGTTCGCATCGCCCTTGCCCCGGGTACGAGCTGCTTTCAAGAGAGCAAGGGGTACGAGCACGGGGGCGTGAGCCTGCAGGAGTGCGTTGTCCCGCGGCTCTCCGTCCGGCCTGGAGCTGTTCAGACGACGACCGGCGGCGCGGCGATCACGAAGGTCAAGTGGCTGGGCCTGATGTGCCGCGTCGAGTACGAGAACATCGCCCCCGGCGCCAAGGTCGACATCCGTGGCCGACCCGCGGATCCCAGCACGAGCGTCGCCGAGACCGTCAAGGAGACCATCGGGTCCGGACGCCAGTCCCTCCACATCCCAGACGAGGAACTCGAGGGCGAGCCGGCGTACGTCGTGGTCGTCGCGGACGACGGCAGCATCCTAGCCCAACGTGATGTGGTGATCGGAGCCAACCGATGA